The Thermodesulfovibrionales bacterium genome includes a window with the following:
- a CDS encoding NUDIX domain-containing protein has translation MELRAMKQEEYLEIVNDEGEVIGTAPRSEIHGNPSLMHRVVHALLFNGQGELLLQKRSQKKDVAPGKWDTSVGGHVSPGEELSVAAKREMEEELGVAGYDLDYLYSYRHSNPYETELVSTYRCIYDGTLDRISFNREEIDEVRFWSLKEVQEMLGKQILSDNFEDEFRTYLSYQTPRASGP, from the coding sequence GTGGAACTGCGAGCCATGAAACAGGAAGAATATCTCGAAATAGTAAATGACGAAGGCGAAGTCATCGGCACAGCGCCGAGGTCCGAGATTCATGGGAATCCATCCCTGATGCATCGGGTAGTTCACGCTCTTCTCTTCAACGGTCAGGGCGAACTGCTCCTCCAGAAGCGGTCGCAGAAGAAAGACGTCGCACCCGGGAAATGGGACACCTCGGTCGGCGGCCATGTCTCGCCGGGGGAAGAGCTCAGTGTCGCCGCGAAGAGGGAAATGGAAGAGGAGCTCGGCGTAGCAGGTTACGACCTGGATTACCTCTATTCTTACAGGCACAGCAATCCTTATGAGACGGAGCTTGTTTCGACCTATCGCTGTATCTATGACGGCACTCTGGACCGCATCTCTTTTAACCGGGAGGAGATTGACGAGGTAAGGTTCTGGAGTCTGAAAGAGGTACAGGAGATGCTGGGGAAACAGATATTGAGCGACAACTTCGAAGACGAATTCAGGACCTATCTTTCCTATCAGACACCCCGGG